A region of Cucumis melo cultivar AY chromosome 2, USDA_Cmelo_AY_1.0, whole genome shotgun sequence DNA encodes the following proteins:
- the LOC103492010 gene encoding zinc finger CCCH domain-containing protein 46-like isoform X1, which yields MDAYEATTLVYAKIKNLEPENASKIMGFLLIQDLGDKELIRLAFGPETLLHSLILKAKAHLGFPLNSSSSTPSSPSPLNPIARPLNSNPFSQSSPRIPNNGFDLTKNPSSPSTTSSWSLSGITNNVISPKSSPLLSYDSIRAAPFSMPPFMQHKNGFVDSEVIEEPQVNDYLSFLNESSSSRGEDLVDPRTELGRGLQNWTQSMDNADTPFHRRSYSASDVCFGSEDGGFGVGYKPCLYFARGFCKNGSNCKFLHGDFSDSVDPSAAIVGSPSKLEGLFDQREEFMRYKAAQQQRLATASELMAGVSPSQYNKYINFLLQQQNENHRATAAALMMGDEYHKFGMSRSERNDFLALAAEKRNSASRQIYLTFPADSTFKDEDVSEYFSKFGPVQDVRIPYQQKRMFGFVTFVYPETVKNILAKGNPHFICESRVLVKPYKEKGKVPEKRQQHQQQQLDRGDFSPCLSPSGLDARDPYDLNLGARMMYNTQGMMLRRKLEEQVELQQALELQGRRLLNLQLPDLKNDQLHHHHPHNLPICAPLSIESHNQMNQNIFPPDFINQEASEVISGHENNQLATNNAISTQQNFQLEENPCFVQSNSGGKATEDGYNSELLEIHKSVEQVLPDSPFASPKKSALGQHSDISSVKADGCGPNTLPSSS from the exons ATGGATGCTTATGAAGCAACTACTTTGGTTTATGCAAAGATCAAGAACTTGGAGCCTGAAAATGCTTCCAAAATCATGGGGTTTCTTCTCATTCAAGACCTTGGAGATAAGGAGTTGATACGCTTAGCTTTTGGGCCTGAAACCCTTTTGCATTCATTGATTTTGAAGGCCAAAGCTCATTTAGGGTTTCCTTTAaactcttcttcttcaacaCCTTCGTCTCCTTCGCCTCTTAATCCTATCGCTAGACCTTTAAACAGTAACCCTTTTTCTCAATCTTCACCTAGAATCCCTAATAATGGCTTTGACTTGACTAAAAACCCTTCTTCTCCTTCCACAACCAGTTCCTGGTCACTTTCAGGCATTACTAACAATGTCATTAGCCCTAAATCTAGTCCTCTTTTGTCTTATGACAGTATTCGTGCTGCCCCTTTTTCAATGCCTCCATTTATGCAGCATAAAAATGGGTTTGTGGATTCTGAAGTTATTGAAGAGCCTCAGGTTAATGATTACCTTTCGTTCTTGAACGAGTCGTCTTCTTCGAGAGGGGAGGATTTGGTGGATCCAAGGACGGAATTAGGGCGTGGTTTGCAGAATTGGACGCAGTCTATGGACAATGCTGATACCCCTTTTCACAGAAGAAGCTATTCTGCTAGTGATGTTTGTTTTGGGTCTGAAGATGGTGGATTTGGAGTTGGGTATAAGCCTTGTCTTTATTTTGCTAGAGGATTTTGTAAAAATGGTAGCAATTGTAAGTTCTTGCATGGTGATTTTTCTGATTCGGTTGATCCTTCTGCTGCCATTGTTGGTTCTCCTAGCAAACTAGAGGGCTTGTTTGATCAGCGTGAGGAGTTTATGCGATATAAAGCTGCTCAGCAACAGAGATTGGCCACAGCGTCCGAGTTAATGGCTGGAGTCTCACCTTCACAGTATAACAAGTATATCAATTTTCTACTTCAGCAACAAAATGAAAATCATAG AGCTACAGCAGCTGCACTTATGATGGGAGATGAATATCACAAGTTTGGCATGTCCAGAAGTGAAAGGAATGATTTTCTGGCTTTGGCTGCGGAGAAGAGAAACTCAGCGTCCAGACAGATTTATTTGACATTCCCAGCTGATAGTACCTTCAAGGATGAAGATGTTTCCGAATATTTCAG CAAATTTGGGCCTGTTCAAGATGTTAGGATTCCATACCAACAGAAGAGGATGTTTGGGTTTGTTACATTTGTCTATCCAGAGACCGTAAAGAATATATTAGCAAAGGGGAATCCACATTTTATTTGCGAATCTCGAGTACTTGTGAAACCCTACAAGGAGAAGGGAAAAGTTCCAGAAAA GAGGCAGCAGCATCAACAACAGCAACTAGATAGGGGTGACTTTTCTCCTTGTTTGAGCCCCTCTGGACTGGATGCCCGGGATCCTTATGACCTAAATCTTG GAGCAAGAATGATGTATAATACTCAAGGGATGATGTTGCGTAGGAAATTAGAAGAGCAAGTTGAATTGCAACAAGCGCTTGAACTTCAGGGAAGAAGACTATTGAATCTCCAGCTTCCTGACTTGAAAAACGATCAATTACACCACCATCACCCACATAATTTACCTATTTGTGCTCCATTGTCCATTGAGTCTCATAAtcaaatgaaccaaaatatttttcCTCCTGATTTTATAAATCAAGAAGCATCTGAAG TTATTTCAGGGCATGAAAATAACCAATTAGCTACCAACAATGCAATAAGCACGCAGCAAAACTTTCAGCTGGAAGAGAATCCTTGTTTTGTCCAAAGCAACAGCGGTGGCAAAGCCACGGAAGATGGCTACAACTCCGAACTGCTTGAAATTCACAAAAG TGTTGAGCAGGTCCTTCCTGATAGCCCATTTGCTTCTCCTAAAAAATCTGCCTTGGGTCAACATTCTGATATTTCTTCTGTCAAAGCGGATGGGTGCGGTCCCAATACGTTACCTTCATCTTCTTAG
- the LOC103492010 gene encoding zinc finger CCCH domain-containing protein 46-like isoform X4, giving the protein MDAYEATTLVYAKIKNLEPENASKIMGFLLIQDLGDKELIRLAFGPETLLHSLILKAKAHLGFPLNSSSSTPSSPSPLNPIARPLNSNPFSQSSPRIPNNGFDLTKNPSSPSTTSSWSLSGITNNVISPKSSPLLSYDSIRAAPFSMPPFMQHKNGFVDSEVIEEPQVNDYLSFLNESSSSRGEDLVDPRTELGRGLQNWTQSMDNADTPFHRRSYSASDVCFGSEDGGFGVGKLEGLFDQREEFMRYKAAQQQRLATASELMAGVSPSQYNKYINFLLQQQNENHRATAAALMMGDEYHKFGMSRSERNDFLALAAEKRNSASRQIYLTFPADSTFKDEDVSEYFSKFGPVQDVRIPYQQKRMFGFVTFVYPETVKNILAKGNPHFICESRVLVKPYKEKGKVPEKRQQHQQQQLDRGDFSPCLSPSGLDARDPYDLNLGARMMYNTQGMMLRRKLEEQVELQQALELQGRRLLNLQLPDLKNDQLHHHHPHNLPICAPLSIESHNQMNQNIFPPDFINQEASEGHENNQLATNNAISTQQNFQLEENPCFVQSNSGGKATEDGYNSELLEIHKSVEQVLPDSPFASPKKSALGQHSDISSVKADGCGPNTLPSSS; this is encoded by the exons ATGGATGCTTATGAAGCAACTACTTTGGTTTATGCAAAGATCAAGAACTTGGAGCCTGAAAATGCTTCCAAAATCATGGGGTTTCTTCTCATTCAAGACCTTGGAGATAAGGAGTTGATACGCTTAGCTTTTGGGCCTGAAACCCTTTTGCATTCATTGATTTTGAAGGCCAAAGCTCATTTAGGGTTTCCTTTAaactcttcttcttcaacaCCTTCGTCTCCTTCGCCTCTTAATCCTATCGCTAGACCTTTAAACAGTAACCCTTTTTCTCAATCTTCACCTAGAATCCCTAATAATGGCTTTGACTTGACTAAAAACCCTTCTTCTCCTTCCACAACCAGTTCCTGGTCACTTTCAGGCATTACTAACAATGTCATTAGCCCTAAATCTAGTCCTCTTTTGTCTTATGACAGTATTCGTGCTGCCCCTTTTTCAATGCCTCCATTTATGCAGCATAAAAATGGGTTTGTGGATTCTGAAGTTATTGAAGAGCCTCAGGTTAATGATTACCTTTCGTTCTTGAACGAGTCGTCTTCTTCGAGAGGGGAGGATTTGGTGGATCCAAGGACGGAATTAGGGCGTGGTTTGCAGAATTGGACGCAGTCTATGGACAATGCTGATACCCCTTTTCACAGAAGAAGCTATTCTGCTAGTGATGTTTGTTTTGGGTCTGAAGATGGTGGATTTGGAGTTGG CAAACTAGAGGGCTTGTTTGATCAGCGTGAGGAGTTTATGCGATATAAAGCTGCTCAGCAACAGAGATTGGCCACAGCGTCCGAGTTAATGGCTGGAGTCTCACCTTCACAGTATAACAAGTATATCAATTTTCTACTTCAGCAACAAAATGAAAATCATAG AGCTACAGCAGCTGCACTTATGATGGGAGATGAATATCACAAGTTTGGCATGTCCAGAAGTGAAAGGAATGATTTTCTGGCTTTGGCTGCGGAGAAGAGAAACTCAGCGTCCAGACAGATTTATTTGACATTCCCAGCTGATAGTACCTTCAAGGATGAAGATGTTTCCGAATATTTCAG CAAATTTGGGCCTGTTCAAGATGTTAGGATTCCATACCAACAGAAGAGGATGTTTGGGTTTGTTACATTTGTCTATCCAGAGACCGTAAAGAATATATTAGCAAAGGGGAATCCACATTTTATTTGCGAATCTCGAGTACTTGTGAAACCCTACAAGGAGAAGGGAAAAGTTCCAGAAAA GAGGCAGCAGCATCAACAACAGCAACTAGATAGGGGTGACTTTTCTCCTTGTTTGAGCCCCTCTGGACTGGATGCCCGGGATCCTTATGACCTAAATCTTG GAGCAAGAATGATGTATAATACTCAAGGGATGATGTTGCGTAGGAAATTAGAAGAGCAAGTTGAATTGCAACAAGCGCTTGAACTTCAGGGAAGAAGACTATTGAATCTCCAGCTTCCTGACTTGAAAAACGATCAATTACACCACCATCACCCACATAATTTACCTATTTGTGCTCCATTGTCCATTGAGTCTCATAAtcaaatgaaccaaaatatttttcCTCCTGATTTTATAAATCAAGAAGCATCTGAAG GGCATGAAAATAACCAATTAGCTACCAACAATGCAATAAGCACGCAGCAAAACTTTCAGCTGGAAGAGAATCCTTGTTTTGTCCAAAGCAACAGCGGTGGCAAAGCCACGGAAGATGGCTACAACTCCGAACTGCTTGAAATTCACAAAAG TGTTGAGCAGGTCCTTCCTGATAGCCCATTTGCTTCTCCTAAAAAATCTGCCTTGGGTCAACATTCTGATATTTCTTCTGTCAAAGCGGATGGGTGCGGTCCCAATACGTTACCTTCATCTTCTTAG
- the LOC103492010 gene encoding zinc finger CCCH domain-containing protein 46-like isoform X2, with translation MDAYEATTLVYAKIKNLEPENASKIMGFLLIQDLGDKELIRLAFGPETLLHSLILKAKAHLGFPLNSSSSTPSSPSPLNPIARPLNSNPFSQSSPRIPNNGFDLTKNPSSPSTTSSWSLSGITNNVISPKSSPLLSYDSIRAAPFSMPPFMQHKNGFVDSEVIEEPQVNDYLSFLNESSSSRGEDLVDPRTELGRGLQNWTQSMDNADTPFHRRSYSASDVCFGSEDGGFGVGYKPCLYFARGFCKNGSNCKFLHGDFSDSVDPSAAIVGSPSKLEGLFDQREEFMRYKAAQQQRLATASELMAGVSPSQYNKYINFLLQQQNENHRATAAALMMGDEYHKFGMSRSERNDFLALAAEKRNSASRQIYLTFPADSTFKDEDVSEYFSKFGPVQDVRIPYQQKRMFGFVTFVYPETVKNILAKGNPHFICESRVLVKPYKEKGKVPEKRQQHQQQQLDRGDFSPCLSPSGLDARDPYDLNLGARMMYNTQGMMLRRKLEEQVELQQALELQGRRLLNLQLPDLKNDQLHHHHPHNLPICAPLSIESHNQMNQNIFPPDFINQEASEGHENNQLATNNAISTQQNFQLEENPCFVQSNSGGKATEDGYNSELLEIHKSVEQVLPDSPFASPKKSALGQHSDISSVKADGCGPNTLPSSS, from the exons ATGGATGCTTATGAAGCAACTACTTTGGTTTATGCAAAGATCAAGAACTTGGAGCCTGAAAATGCTTCCAAAATCATGGGGTTTCTTCTCATTCAAGACCTTGGAGATAAGGAGTTGATACGCTTAGCTTTTGGGCCTGAAACCCTTTTGCATTCATTGATTTTGAAGGCCAAAGCTCATTTAGGGTTTCCTTTAaactcttcttcttcaacaCCTTCGTCTCCTTCGCCTCTTAATCCTATCGCTAGACCTTTAAACAGTAACCCTTTTTCTCAATCTTCACCTAGAATCCCTAATAATGGCTTTGACTTGACTAAAAACCCTTCTTCTCCTTCCACAACCAGTTCCTGGTCACTTTCAGGCATTACTAACAATGTCATTAGCCCTAAATCTAGTCCTCTTTTGTCTTATGACAGTATTCGTGCTGCCCCTTTTTCAATGCCTCCATTTATGCAGCATAAAAATGGGTTTGTGGATTCTGAAGTTATTGAAGAGCCTCAGGTTAATGATTACCTTTCGTTCTTGAACGAGTCGTCTTCTTCGAGAGGGGAGGATTTGGTGGATCCAAGGACGGAATTAGGGCGTGGTTTGCAGAATTGGACGCAGTCTATGGACAATGCTGATACCCCTTTTCACAGAAGAAGCTATTCTGCTAGTGATGTTTGTTTTGGGTCTGAAGATGGTGGATTTGGAGTTGGGTATAAGCCTTGTCTTTATTTTGCTAGAGGATTTTGTAAAAATGGTAGCAATTGTAAGTTCTTGCATGGTGATTTTTCTGATTCGGTTGATCCTTCTGCTGCCATTGTTGGTTCTCCTAGCAAACTAGAGGGCTTGTTTGATCAGCGTGAGGAGTTTATGCGATATAAAGCTGCTCAGCAACAGAGATTGGCCACAGCGTCCGAGTTAATGGCTGGAGTCTCACCTTCACAGTATAACAAGTATATCAATTTTCTACTTCAGCAACAAAATGAAAATCATAG AGCTACAGCAGCTGCACTTATGATGGGAGATGAATATCACAAGTTTGGCATGTCCAGAAGTGAAAGGAATGATTTTCTGGCTTTGGCTGCGGAGAAGAGAAACTCAGCGTCCAGACAGATTTATTTGACATTCCCAGCTGATAGTACCTTCAAGGATGAAGATGTTTCCGAATATTTCAG CAAATTTGGGCCTGTTCAAGATGTTAGGATTCCATACCAACAGAAGAGGATGTTTGGGTTTGTTACATTTGTCTATCCAGAGACCGTAAAGAATATATTAGCAAAGGGGAATCCACATTTTATTTGCGAATCTCGAGTACTTGTGAAACCCTACAAGGAGAAGGGAAAAGTTCCAGAAAA GAGGCAGCAGCATCAACAACAGCAACTAGATAGGGGTGACTTTTCTCCTTGTTTGAGCCCCTCTGGACTGGATGCCCGGGATCCTTATGACCTAAATCTTG GAGCAAGAATGATGTATAATACTCAAGGGATGATGTTGCGTAGGAAATTAGAAGAGCAAGTTGAATTGCAACAAGCGCTTGAACTTCAGGGAAGAAGACTATTGAATCTCCAGCTTCCTGACTTGAAAAACGATCAATTACACCACCATCACCCACATAATTTACCTATTTGTGCTCCATTGTCCATTGAGTCTCATAAtcaaatgaaccaaaatatttttcCTCCTGATTTTATAAATCAAGAAGCATCTGAAG GGCATGAAAATAACCAATTAGCTACCAACAATGCAATAAGCACGCAGCAAAACTTTCAGCTGGAAGAGAATCCTTGTTTTGTCCAAAGCAACAGCGGTGGCAAAGCCACGGAAGATGGCTACAACTCCGAACTGCTTGAAATTCACAAAAG TGTTGAGCAGGTCCTTCCTGATAGCCCATTTGCTTCTCCTAAAAAATCTGCCTTGGGTCAACATTCTGATATTTCTTCTGTCAAAGCGGATGGGTGCGGTCCCAATACGTTACCTTCATCTTCTTAG
- the LOC103492010 gene encoding zinc finger CCCH domain-containing protein 46-like isoform X3, translating to MDAYEATTLVYAKIKNLEPENASKIMGFLLIQDLGDKELIRLAFGPETLLHSLILKAKAHLGFPLNSSSSTPSSPSPLNPIARPLNSNPFSQSSPRIPNNGFDLTKNPSSPSTTSSWSLSGITNNVISPKSSPLLSYDSIRAAPFSMPPFMQHKNGFVDSEVIEEPQVNDYLSFLNESSSSRGEDLVDPRTELGRGLQNWTQSMDNADTPFHRRSYSASDVCFGSEDGGFGVGKLEGLFDQREEFMRYKAAQQQRLATASELMAGVSPSQYNKYINFLLQQQNENHRATAAALMMGDEYHKFGMSRSERNDFLALAAEKRNSASRQIYLTFPADSTFKDEDVSEYFSKFGPVQDVRIPYQQKRMFGFVTFVYPETVKNILAKGNPHFICESRVLVKPYKEKGKVPEKRQQHQQQQLDRGDFSPCLSPSGLDARDPYDLNLGARMMYNTQGMMLRRKLEEQVELQQALELQGRRLLNLQLPDLKNDQLHHHHPHNLPICAPLSIESHNQMNQNIFPPDFINQEASEVISGHENNQLATNNAISTQQNFQLEENPCFVQSNSGGKATEDGYNSELLEIHKSVEQVLPDSPFASPKKSALGQHSDISSVKADGCGPNTLPSSS from the exons ATGGATGCTTATGAAGCAACTACTTTGGTTTATGCAAAGATCAAGAACTTGGAGCCTGAAAATGCTTCCAAAATCATGGGGTTTCTTCTCATTCAAGACCTTGGAGATAAGGAGTTGATACGCTTAGCTTTTGGGCCTGAAACCCTTTTGCATTCATTGATTTTGAAGGCCAAAGCTCATTTAGGGTTTCCTTTAaactcttcttcttcaacaCCTTCGTCTCCTTCGCCTCTTAATCCTATCGCTAGACCTTTAAACAGTAACCCTTTTTCTCAATCTTCACCTAGAATCCCTAATAATGGCTTTGACTTGACTAAAAACCCTTCTTCTCCTTCCACAACCAGTTCCTGGTCACTTTCAGGCATTACTAACAATGTCATTAGCCCTAAATCTAGTCCTCTTTTGTCTTATGACAGTATTCGTGCTGCCCCTTTTTCAATGCCTCCATTTATGCAGCATAAAAATGGGTTTGTGGATTCTGAAGTTATTGAAGAGCCTCAGGTTAATGATTACCTTTCGTTCTTGAACGAGTCGTCTTCTTCGAGAGGGGAGGATTTGGTGGATCCAAGGACGGAATTAGGGCGTGGTTTGCAGAATTGGACGCAGTCTATGGACAATGCTGATACCCCTTTTCACAGAAGAAGCTATTCTGCTAGTGATGTTTGTTTTGGGTCTGAAGATGGTGGATTTGGAGTTGG CAAACTAGAGGGCTTGTTTGATCAGCGTGAGGAGTTTATGCGATATAAAGCTGCTCAGCAACAGAGATTGGCCACAGCGTCCGAGTTAATGGCTGGAGTCTCACCTTCACAGTATAACAAGTATATCAATTTTCTACTTCAGCAACAAAATGAAAATCATAG AGCTACAGCAGCTGCACTTATGATGGGAGATGAATATCACAAGTTTGGCATGTCCAGAAGTGAAAGGAATGATTTTCTGGCTTTGGCTGCGGAGAAGAGAAACTCAGCGTCCAGACAGATTTATTTGACATTCCCAGCTGATAGTACCTTCAAGGATGAAGATGTTTCCGAATATTTCAG CAAATTTGGGCCTGTTCAAGATGTTAGGATTCCATACCAACAGAAGAGGATGTTTGGGTTTGTTACATTTGTCTATCCAGAGACCGTAAAGAATATATTAGCAAAGGGGAATCCACATTTTATTTGCGAATCTCGAGTACTTGTGAAACCCTACAAGGAGAAGGGAAAAGTTCCAGAAAA GAGGCAGCAGCATCAACAACAGCAACTAGATAGGGGTGACTTTTCTCCTTGTTTGAGCCCCTCTGGACTGGATGCCCGGGATCCTTATGACCTAAATCTTG GAGCAAGAATGATGTATAATACTCAAGGGATGATGTTGCGTAGGAAATTAGAAGAGCAAGTTGAATTGCAACAAGCGCTTGAACTTCAGGGAAGAAGACTATTGAATCTCCAGCTTCCTGACTTGAAAAACGATCAATTACACCACCATCACCCACATAATTTACCTATTTGTGCTCCATTGTCCATTGAGTCTCATAAtcaaatgaaccaaaatatttttcCTCCTGATTTTATAAATCAAGAAGCATCTGAAG TTATTTCAGGGCATGAAAATAACCAATTAGCTACCAACAATGCAATAAGCACGCAGCAAAACTTTCAGCTGGAAGAGAATCCTTGTTTTGTCCAAAGCAACAGCGGTGGCAAAGCCACGGAAGATGGCTACAACTCCGAACTGCTTGAAATTCACAAAAG TGTTGAGCAGGTCCTTCCTGATAGCCCATTTGCTTCTCCTAAAAAATCTGCCTTGGGTCAACATTCTGATATTTCTTCTGTCAAAGCGGATGGGTGCGGTCCCAATACGTTACCTTCATCTTCTTAG